Proteins encoded within one genomic window of Halorussus salilacus:
- a CDS encoding lamin tail domain-containing protein, whose amino-acid sequence MRALPVRSRSLVLSAVAVVVLASLAGCLGGIAEQTETTAGTGTETTAAVEAVGGPPPTANATDGTLSVHFINVGQGTSVLVVGPTGETLLYDTGNWNDDGEHVLEYLRERGVERIDGLVTSHADADHIGGHAAVIEYYETEADGVGAVYDPGVAAATATYDRYLDAVETHDVTLYRTQAGDEIPMAGADIDVLAPPEGGFSGEDRNENSVALRVAHGNASVLLTGDAERTGERYLRETYGSGLNASVLAAGHHGSNTSTGPGLLDASDPRAVVVQSAYDSRYGHPHDELLARLADRGVPTYWTGVHGTVAFETDGERFAVATQREAPTRPLDLRDAPGVEPGAGGPLELRARFPVGGGDRPRAAPDGGEPTESRDSTDLRVAEVHADAAGDDWENLDDEYVVFRNGGDRTLDLSGWTVADEAGHAYAFPEGTALAPGEALTLHTGEGRDGEGRLYWGSDAPVWNNDGDTVFVRTDEGELVAEESYGS is encoded by the coding sequence ATGCGCGCCCTCCCAGTTCGGTCCCGGTCGCTCGTTCTCTCGGCGGTCGCCGTCGTCGTCCTCGCGAGTCTCGCGGGGTGTCTCGGGGGAATCGCCGAGCAGACCGAGACGACAGCGGGGACGGGGACCGAGACGACAGCGGCGGTCGAGGCGGTCGGCGGCCCGCCGCCGACCGCCAACGCGACCGACGGGACCCTCTCGGTCCACTTCATCAACGTCGGGCAGGGAACGAGCGTGCTCGTGGTCGGCCCGACCGGCGAGACCCTGCTGTACGACACGGGCAACTGGAACGACGACGGCGAGCACGTCCTCGAGTACCTCCGCGAGCGCGGCGTCGAGCGAATCGACGGCCTCGTCACCTCCCACGCCGACGCCGACCACATCGGCGGCCACGCCGCGGTCATCGAGTACTACGAGACCGAGGCCGACGGCGTCGGCGCGGTGTACGACCCCGGCGTCGCGGCCGCCACGGCGACCTACGACCGGTACCTCGACGCGGTCGAGACCCACGACGTGACCCTCTACCGGACGCAGGCTGGCGACGAGATTCCGATGGCGGGGGCCGACATCGACGTGCTCGCCCCGCCCGAGGGCGGATTCTCCGGCGAGGACCGCAACGAGAACAGCGTCGCCCTCCGGGTCGCACACGGGAACGCCAGCGTCCTGCTGACCGGCGACGCCGAGCGGACCGGCGAGCGCTACCTCCGGGAGACGTACGGGTCGGGACTGAACGCCTCGGTGCTCGCGGCGGGCCACCACGGGAGCAACACCAGCACCGGGCCGGGCCTGCTCGACGCGAGCGATCCCCGGGCGGTCGTCGTGCAGAGCGCCTACGACTCCCGGTACGGTCACCCACACGACGAACTCCTCGCGCGCCTCGCCGACCGCGGGGTCCCGACCTACTGGACCGGGGTCCACGGCACGGTCGCGTTCGAGACCGACGGCGAGCGGTTCGCGGTCGCCACCCAGCGCGAGGCCCCGACCCGGCCGCTCGACCTCCGGGACGCGCCGGGCGTAGAACCCGGCGCGGGCGGCCCGCTCGAACTCCGGGCGCGGTTCCCGGTCGGGGGCGGGGACCGCCCGCGAGCCGCGCCCGACGGCGGCGAGCCGACGGAATCGCGGGACTCGACCGACCTCCGAGTCGCCGAGGTCCACGCCGACGCGGCGGGGGACGACTGGGAGAACCTCGACGACGAGTACGTCGTCTTCCGGAACGGGGGCGACCGGACGCTCGACCTCTCGGGGTGGACCGTCGCCGACGAGGCGGGCCATGCCTACGCGTTCCCGGAGGGGACCGCCCTCGCCCCCGGCGAGGCCCTGACGCTCCACACCGGTGAGGGGCGAGACGGCGAGGGCCGCCTCTACTGGGGCTCGGACGCCCCGGTCTGGAACAACGACGGCGACACCGTTTTCGTCCGGACCGACGAAGGCGAACTCGTCGCGGAGGAGAGCTATGGTTCCTGA
- a CDS encoding DUF3006 domain-containing protein has protein sequence MVPDGRYTAVVDRFETGRPGGRGDGERAVLLVEDDEDLAGELAVRPGRLPAEAREQDAVLRVTVRNGILVSARRDPDETERRSEEAQSRFDRLAERPDDSGSERTG, from the coding sequence ATGGTTCCTGACGGACGCTACACCGCGGTCGTCGACCGCTTCGAGACCGGACGCCCGGGGGGTCGGGGGGACGGAGAGCGCGCCGTCCTGCTCGTCGAAGACGACGAGGACCTCGCGGGCGAACTCGCGGTCCGACCGGGCCGACTGCCCGCCGAGGCCCGCGAGCAGGACGCCGTCCTCCGGGTGACGGTCCGGAACGGCATCCTCGTCTCGGCACGCCGCGACCCCGACGAGACCGAGCGACGGAGCGAGGAGGCACAGTCGCGGTTCGACCGACTGGCCGAGCGCCCGGACGATTCGGGGTCCGAGCGAACTGGGTGA
- a CDS encoding 6-pyruvoyl trahydropterin synthase family protein has product MPERVLQSPSFDADERTLYVGRDRPIRISAGHRILHHDGKCSRPHGHNYEISVKVVGDLREEGWVVDKGDITSILSEWDHRFLLESRDPLVEAFEETGDGDALVVLDAPPTAEVMSAVLEARLESELPETVSEVAVQVSETAELCGGAEF; this is encoded by the coding sequence ATGCCTGAACGAGTACTTCAATCACCTTCGTTCGACGCCGACGAGCGGACCCTCTACGTCGGCCGGGACCGCCCGATTCGAATCAGCGCGGGCCACCGAATCCTCCACCACGACGGCAAGTGTAGTCGCCCGCACGGACACAACTACGAGATATCGGTGAAGGTCGTCGGCGACCTCCGCGAGGAAGGGTGGGTCGTCGACAAGGGCGATATTACGTCGATACTCTCCGAGTGGGACCACAGGTTCCTGCTGGAGTCCCGCGACCCCCTCGTCGAGGCCTTCGAGGAGACCGGCGACGGCGACGCGCTGGTGGTGCTGGACGCCCCGCCGACCGCGGAGGTGATGAGCGCGGTGCTGGAGGCCCGCCTCGAATCGGAACTGCCCGAGACGGTCTCGGAGGTCGCGGTGCAGGTCAGCGAGACCGCAGAGCTCTGTGGCGGCGCGGAGTTCTGA
- a CDS encoding 7-carboxy-7-deazaguanine synthase QueE translates to MPVTSDVGDDESGRGGERSETTAASDDALPINELFESLQGEGRLAGVPSVFVRTSGCNLRCWFCDSYHTSWEPTHATMSVEEILGEVESFGADHVVVTGGEPMIHDAVETLLDELDARGYHTTVETNGTVFRDAPIDLASVSPKLASSSPTPERDPKGEGEWEARHEERRVDLDSLAALVESYDFQLKFVVSDRGDMDEVTDLVERIRGTADVPVPDENVLLMPEGATRERLAETRPVTAELAREFGFRYTPRLHVTLWNDAPGT, encoded by the coding sequence ATGCCGGTGACCAGCGACGTGGGTGACGACGAGAGCGGGCGCGGCGGCGAGCGGAGCGAGACGACCGCGGCGTCCGACGACGCGCTCCCGATAAACGAACTCTTCGAGTCCCTGCAGGGCGAGGGCCGACTCGCTGGCGTGCCGAGCGTCTTCGTCCGGACCTCGGGATGTAACCTCCGGTGTTGGTTCTGTGACTCCTATCACACCTCGTGGGAGCCGACCCACGCGACGATGAGCGTCGAGGAGATACTCGGGGAGGTCGAGTCGTTCGGGGCCGACCACGTAGTCGTCACGGGCGGCGAACCCATGATCCACGACGCGGTCGAGACCCTGCTCGACGAACTCGACGCGCGGGGGTACCACACCACCGTCGAGACCAACGGCACCGTCTTCCGGGACGCTCCCATCGACCTCGCGAGCGTCAGCCCGAAGCTCGCGTCCAGCTCGCCGACGCCCGAGCGCGACCCGAAGGGCGAGGGCGAGTGGGAAGCGCGCCACGAGGAGCGCCGCGTCGACCTCGATTCGCTCGCCGCGCTGGTCGAGTCCTACGACTTCCAGCTCAAGTTCGTCGTCTCCGACCGCGGAGATATGGACGAGGTCACCGACCTCGTCGAGCGGATTCGCGGGACTGCCGACGTTCCGGTCCCCGACGAGAACGTCCTCCTGATGCCCGAGGGCGCGACTCGCGAGCGTCTGGCCGAGACCCGCCCCGTGACCGCGGAACTCGCCCGCGAGTTCGGCTTCCGGTACACCCCCCGGCTCCACGTCACCCTCTGGAACGACGCACCGGGGACGTAG
- a CDS encoding DUF7847 domain-containing protein, with product MGAISSFSTAVGVLARSRALLGVALLASAANLGLAAVPATFPEPMAGLVSLPLTGITYLVLPFFVGGMLAMAEEGLDGVGGLGAFAAGGKSNYLRLLASMLLFGVVFGILAFVVMLGLAVVGIFVVGVNATGAGSSLAAANASVITMALLALVGLLVLMIPPFFLQFYAPAIVVSDLGVVESFQRSAGLVRRNLASTLGYSAIAGLAGSAAGVAGVVASLLGGTYGDTTTTGAAVPEVGLGVVAAAAVLTVVVTTLVSAFGVVYQVAFYTDRLDSLA from the coding sequence ATGGGTGCAATCTCGTCGTTCTCGACCGCGGTCGGCGTTCTGGCCAGGAGTCGCGCACTCCTCGGCGTGGCCCTCCTCGCCTCGGCGGCGAACCTCGGTCTCGCGGCGGTTCCGGCGACGTTCCCCGAACCGATGGCCGGTCTCGTGTCGCTCCCGCTGACCGGAATCACGTACCTCGTCCTGCCGTTCTTCGTCGGCGGCATGCTCGCGATGGCCGAGGAGGGACTCGACGGCGTCGGCGGACTCGGCGCGTTCGCGGCAGGCGGGAAGTCGAACTACCTCCGCCTGCTGGCGTCGATGTTGCTGTTCGGCGTCGTGTTCGGAATCCTCGCGTTCGTGGTTATGCTGGGTCTCGCGGTTGTCGGCATCTTCGTGGTCGGCGTGAACGCGACCGGGGCGGGGAGTTCGCTCGCGGCGGCGAACGCGAGCGTCATCACGATGGCGTTGCTCGCACTGGTCGGCTTGCTCGTCCTGATGATTCCGCCGTTCTTCCTCCAGTTCTACGCCCCGGCAATCGTCGTGTCGGACCTCGGCGTGGTCGAGTCCTTCCAGCGGAGCGCGGGCCTCGTCCGTCGGAACCTCGCGTCCACGCTCGGCTACAGCGCGATTGCCGGACTCGCCGGTAGCGCGGCGGGCGTCGCGGGCGTCGTCGCCTCGCTGCTCGGGGGGACGTACGGGGACACGACCACGACCGGCGCGGCGGTACCCGAGGTCGGTCTCGGGGTCGTCGCGGCCGCGGCGGTCCTGACGGTGGTCGTCACGACGCTCGTCTCGGCGTTCGGCGTGGTTTATCAGGTCGCGTTCTACACCGACCGCCTCGACTCGCTCGCCTGA
- the queC gene encoding 7-cyano-7-deazaguanine synthase QueC, with amino-acid sequence MSDATDERAVVLASGGMDSATAAYEAKAQGYDLYLLHTSYGQETEDKERECARRLADETDAADFLHVETGHLARIGGSSLTDDEMDVADADLDADEVPTSYVPFRNANLLAMAVSYAEANDCSAVFIGAHTEDFSGYPDCRPAFFEAFQRVVDTGTRDDTDIEIRAPFADLSKTDIAARGLELSVPYEHTWSCYRAEAPACGTCDACAFRLQAFQNLGERDPIDYEERPEYAESE; translated from the coding sequence ATGAGTGACGCCACCGACGAGCGCGCGGTCGTCCTCGCCTCCGGCGGGATGGACAGCGCCACCGCCGCCTACGAGGCGAAGGCGCAGGGCTACGACCTCTACCTCCTCCACACCTCTTACGGACAGGAGACCGAGGACAAGGAACGCGAGTGCGCCCGCCGACTCGCCGACGAGACCGACGCCGCCGACTTCCTCCACGTCGAGACCGGCCACCTCGCCCGCATCGGGGGGTCGAGCCTGACCGACGACGAGATGGACGTGGCCGACGCCGACCTCGACGCCGATGAGGTCCCCACGTCCTACGTCCCGTTCCGGAACGCCAACCTCCTCGCGATGGCGGTCTCCTACGCCGAGGCCAACGACTGCTCGGCGGTCTTCATCGGCGCGCACACCGAGGACTTCTCGGGCTACCCCGACTGCAGGCCCGCGTTCTTCGAGGCGTTCCAGCGGGTCGTCGACACCGGCACGAGAGACGACACCGACATCGAGATTCGTGCCCCCTTCGCCGACCTGTCGAAGACCGACATCGCCGCGCGCGGCCTCGAACTCAGCGTCCCCTACGAGCACACTTGGAGTTGCTACCGCGCGGAGGCCCCGGCCTGCGGCACCTGCGACGCCTGTGCGTTCCGGCTTCAGGCGTTCCAGAACCTCGGCGAGCGCGACCCCATCGACTACGAGGAGCGCCCGGAATACGCGGAATCAGAGTAA